The following are encoded together in the Pontibacter liquoris genome:
- a CDS encoding 3-hydroxyanthranilate 3,4-dioxygenase, whose product MAIQRPFNFKKWIDENRHLLKPPVGNQQVYKGNDDFIVMVVGGPNARKDYHYDEGEEFFYQLEGDIVLKIIEDGKPVDIPIREGEIFLLPARVPHSPQRPANTVGLVMERYRKAGEQDGFLWFCENCGTKLYEEYAEVTDIVQQLPVIMNNFWENTEHRTCSNCGEVMEPPVKPAEAAK is encoded by the coding sequence ATGGCCATACAACGCCCCTTCAACTTTAAGAAATGGATTGACGAAAACCGCCACCTGTTAAAACCGCCAGTAGGCAACCAGCAGGTATACAAAGGCAACGACGACTTTATTGTGATGGTGGTGGGTGGCCCTAATGCGCGCAAAGATTACCACTACGACGAAGGCGAGGAGTTCTTTTACCAGTTGGAAGGCGACATTGTGCTCAAGATCATAGAAGATGGCAAACCGGTGGACATCCCGATCCGGGAAGGGGAGATCTTCCTGCTTCCGGCCCGTGTGCCACATTCGCCGCAACGCCCGGCTAATACGGTAGGGCTGGTAATGGAGCGCTACCGCAAAGCAGGGGAGCAGGACGGCTTTCTGTGGTTCTGCGAAAACTGCGGCACCAAGTTATACGAAGAGTATGCCGAAGTAACAGACATCGTGCAGCAGCTGCCTGTGATCATGAATAACTTTTGGGAGAACACCGAACACCGCACCTGCAGCAACTGCGGCGAAGTAATGGAGCCCCCGGTAAAACCCGCCGAGGCCGCGAAGTAG
- a CDS encoding SDR family oxidoreductase produces MNLDLRNKQALVCGSTQGIGKAIAVELAQLGANVTLVARNEEKLQEVAQQLPTGQGQRHDYLVADFANAGELAQKIQAYVAQRPEVHILINNTGGPAGGPITDAKPEEFLNAFNMHLINNHQLVQALLPGMKKAGYGRIINVISTSVKQPLHGLGVSNTIRGAVASWAKTMANELGQYGITVNNVLPGSTKTARIYAIIESSAGKTGRSPEEVQQQMEAGIPARRFAEPEEVAAAAAFLATPAAAYINGINVPVDGGRTGCL; encoded by the coding sequence ATGAACCTTGATCTCAGAAATAAACAGGCCCTTGTTTGCGGAAGCACGCAAGGTATAGGCAAAGCCATTGCCGTGGAACTGGCGCAACTGGGCGCCAATGTGACGCTGGTAGCCCGCAACGAAGAAAAGCTGCAGGAAGTAGCACAGCAACTGCCCACCGGCCAGGGCCAGCGCCATGATTACCTGGTAGCTGATTTTGCAAATGCCGGCGAGCTGGCGCAAAAGATACAGGCCTATGTGGCGCAGCGCCCCGAAGTACATATCCTGATCAACAACACCGGCGGCCCGGCGGGTGGCCCGATCACGGATGCGAAGCCGGAAGAGTTTCTGAATGCCTTTAACATGCACCTGATCAACAATCATCAACTGGTGCAGGCGCTGCTGCCGGGCATGAAAAAAGCAGGCTACGGGCGCATCATCAACGTGATCAGCACCTCTGTAAAGCAGCCGCTGCATGGCCTGGGCGTATCCAATACCATTCGCGGGGCGGTGGCCAGCTGGGCCAAAACGATGGCCAACGAGCTGGGGCAATATGGCATTACGGTAAACAACGTGCTGCCGGGCTCAACCAAAACAGCACGCATTTATGCTATTATCGAAAGCAGCGCCGGCAAAACCGGTCGCTCCCCGGAAGAAGTACAGCAGCAGATGGAGGCCGGCATACCTGCCCGCCGTTTTGCCGAGCCTGAAGAGGTGGCCGCCGCTGCCGCTTTCCTGGCTACCCCTGCCGCAGCCTATATCAACGGCATCAACGTGCCGGTAGATGGCGGCAGAACGGGATGTCTGTAA
- a CDS encoding OmpP1/FadL family transporter produces the protein MKLHKTFLASLALVLGWSGTAFAQNEVDALRYSRYGVSGSARIQGIGGAQTALGADISTMSVNPAGLGMFRRSEFGISPGLQFNNTQTSINGFNSTQDRNTLSIPQAGLVLSNHKSDEEDSDWRGASLGISLTRLNNFNQQLNYSNTTGETTPTIVEYFADQANANGRTLAELNSEFNNGFTSLEGLAFGTYLIDVQTDDNGQEFVTPLTRIGSMNQAEQIKRSGSQNQFDIGVGTSYRDKLYLGASLGIITTNFTQESIYTEAENSAETAFTGLELRDQFTTQGAGVNLRVGAIFRPIDAVRIGASVQTPTAYTLNDQYQRSLYASYDDGPTESASEIPGEFTYQLTTPFRANGGVAVFLNKYGFITADVEYVDYGSTRFHEQQDEYGNAGNYFTDVNNTIASTYKSAINYKIGAEGRYEVFRFRAGYGVSGDPYRNASFDGKVNSYSLGAGVRLQKYYLDAAFVSSKGNTRYSPYVFSNGGEPVVDIDQKQNTLLFTLGYNF, from the coding sequence ATGAAGTTACATAAGACGTTTTTGGCCAGCCTGGCCCTTGTGCTGGGCTGGAGCGGAACAGCTTTTGCCCAAAACGAGGTAGACGCTCTGCGCTACTCCCGCTACGGTGTCTCGGGCTCTGCCCGCATCCAGGGTATTGGCGGGGCGCAAACAGCGCTCGGGGCCGATATCTCTACCATGTCGGTGAACCCAGCCGGCCTGGGCATGTTCCGCCGCTCCGAATTTGGCATCAGCCCGGGGCTGCAGTTCAACAACACGCAAACCAGCATCAATGGCTTTAACAGCACCCAGGACCGCAACACGCTATCTATACCGCAGGCGGGCCTTGTGCTCAGCAACCATAAAAGCGATGAAGAAGACAGCGACTGGCGTGGGGCCAGCCTGGGCATCAGTTTGACCAGGCTCAACAACTTTAACCAGCAGCTCAACTACAGCAATACTACCGGCGAAACAACGCCTACGATTGTAGAATACTTTGCCGACCAGGCAAATGCCAACGGCCGTACGCTGGCCGAGCTGAACAGTGAGTTCAATAATGGCTTTACCTCCCTGGAAGGCCTGGCCTTTGGCACGTACCTGATCGATGTGCAGACGGATGATAACGGGCAGGAGTTTGTGACTCCTTTAACCCGCATCGGCAGCATGAACCAGGCCGAGCAGATCAAGCGAAGCGGTTCGCAAAACCAGTTCGATATTGGTGTAGGCACCAGCTACCGTGATAAGTTATACCTGGGCGCTTCGCTGGGCATCATAACGACAAACTTTACCCAGGAAAGCATTTATACCGAAGCAGAGAACAGCGCTGAAACCGCCTTTACCGGGCTCGAGCTGCGCGACCAGTTTACCACCCAGGGCGCCGGCGTAAACCTGCGCGTAGGAGCTATCTTCAGGCCAATAGATGCTGTACGGATCGGTGCCAGCGTGCAGACCCCAACGGCGTATACCCTGAACGACCAGTACCAGCGCTCACTTTATGCTTCCTATGACGATGGCCCGACCGAAAGCGCGTCCGAAATTCCGGGTGAGTTTACGTACCAACTGACCACGCCTTTCCGGGCAAACGGCGGTGTGGCGGTGTTCCTCAACAAGTATGGCTTTATTACAGCCGATGTAGAATATGTAGATTACGGCAGCACCCGCTTTCATGAGCAGCAGGACGAGTATGGCAATGCCGGCAACTATTTCACGGATGTGAACAACACGATTGCCAGTACTTATAAGTCGGCTATCAACTATAAGATCGGGGCAGAGGGGCGCTACGAAGTGTTTCGCTTCCGGGCCGGATATGGCGTAAGCGGCGACCCGTACCGCAATGCCTCCTTCGATGGCAAAGTGAACAGCTATAGTTTAGGCGCCGGCGTCCGGCTGCAGAAATACTACCTGGATGCGGCTTTTGTGAGCAGCAAAGGCAATACCCGCTACTCGCCTTATGTATTCAGCAACGGCGGCGAGCCCGTGGTAGACATCGACCAGAAGCAGAATACCCTGCTGTTTACGCTAGGATATAATTTCTAA
- a CDS encoding YybH family protein produces MKTATFLLLALCLCAFQATDATRDKALESLANAERNFAAASGKKGLHQAFVEYLAEDGIVFAPAPTNGKKLHAAAPESKAILTWYPAFADISASLDWGYTTGPYTFKANPGDEEPAGAGFYLSVWKKQPDGQWKVAIDMGNSFSTELIKEEVYQPAAATQSNLSRGTKAALLTSDEQKVQPYDSDTFIYRYGRYPAKYKDLVIAPAANVIYTNLGHDISSAGDMGYTYGSYTQPTSRGEESGYYLKVWKLLDGQWKLAAHNLVPETK; encoded by the coding sequence ATGAAGACCGCCACCTTTCTTTTGCTGGCCCTCTGCCTGTGCGCATTTCAGGCTACGGATGCCACCCGCGACAAGGCACTCGAAAGCCTTGCCAACGCTGAACGCAACTTTGCCGCCGCATCCGGAAAAAAAGGGTTGCATCAGGCGTTTGTCGAGTACCTGGCTGAGGATGGGATTGTGTTTGCGCCCGCACCCACTAATGGGAAGAAATTACATGCCGCTGCTCCAGAAAGCAAAGCGATACTTACCTGGTACCCTGCCTTCGCCGATATCTCCGCTTCCCTGGACTGGGGCTATACCACTGGTCCCTATACATTTAAAGCCAATCCCGGAGATGAAGAGCCTGCCGGTGCCGGCTTCTATTTATCGGTCTGGAAAAAGCAGCCGGACGGGCAGTGGAAAGTAGCCATAGATATGGGGAATTCGTTTTCGACGGAGCTGATAAAAGAGGAAGTATACCAGCCGGCAGCAGCTACCCAAAGCAATCTGAGCAGAGGTACCAAAGCCGCTCTGCTAACCAGCGACGAGCAAAAAGTACAGCCTTACGATTCCGATACTTTCATTTACCGCTATGGCCGGTACCCGGCAAAGTATAAAGACCTTGTTATAGCGCCGGCTGCCAATGTAATCTACACTAACCTAGGGCACGATATATCATCTGCGGGTGATATGGGATATACTTATGGCAGTTATACCCAGCCCACCAGCCGGGGCGAAGAAAGCGGCTATTACCTGAAAGTATGGAAGCTGCTGGACGGGCAGTGGAAGCTGGCGGCCCACAACCTGGTGCCGGAAACGAAGTAA
- a CDS encoding S9 family peptidase has product MHSNPIKNLLAAVLLCFAFVAQAQQKKDITLEDIYKKGAFRAASVYGVNWMKNGQYYSSQVADEQNRVNDIVKYDVTTGKPVSTIIEGESLVPEGGSQPIQYDDYTFSSDEKKVLFATGTERIYRRSSKADYYVYDLATKKLTKLSNGGKQLYATFSPDAKRVAFARDNNMFFVDLSNMKETQITTDGKLNSIINGYSDWVYEEEFSFAQAFHWAPDGSKIAFYTFDETKVPEYNMQLWGELYPQDYKYKYPKAGEPNSVISISVYDLSKGKTVKMDTGSEIDIYIPRIKWTQNPNLLSIQKMNRLQNTLEILHANATTGKTDLVLRETDKAYIDVTDDLTYLEGGKNFIHSSEKDGYNHLYLYKMDGKLVRQITKGNWEVSNFIGYDEKNDRLYYMSTEVSPLQRHLYSISSKGKNKKHLTQKAGTHNINMSSDYKYYLDYYTSAATPTVVSLHTAKDGKLIKVLEDNEKLRQKLAQYDIAKKDFFTMNTTDGTKLNGWMIKPTDFDPNKKYPVLMFVYGGPGSQTVTDSWGGNDFLWYQVLADKGLIVVSIDNRGTGARGADFKKVTYADLGKYEVADQVEGAKWLGKQPYVDAQRIGIWGHSFGGYMTLLGLTKGDGVFRAGISVAPVTNWRFYDSIYTERYLKTPQQNAAGYDENSPLMFADKLKGDLLLIHGTGDDNVHFQNAVEMVDALVAANKQFDSFYYPNRNHGISGGNTQLHRFTMMTNFLEEHLIHPEKAALNQ; this is encoded by the coding sequence ATGCATAGTAACCCCATCAAAAACCTTTTGGCTGCTGTACTCTTGTGCTTCGCGTTTGTGGCGCAGGCACAGCAGAAAAAGGATATTACCCTGGAAGACATTTACAAGAAAGGTGCTTTCCGGGCAGCGTCGGTGTATGGCGTAAACTGGATGAAAAACGGCCAGTATTACAGCTCGCAGGTAGCTGACGAGCAAAACCGCGTCAACGATATTGTGAAGTATGATGTGACCACCGGCAAGCCCGTGAGCACCATCATTGAGGGCGAAAGCCTGGTGCCGGAAGGCGGCAGCCAGCCCATCCAGTACGACGATTATACCTTTAGCTCGGACGAGAAAAAGGTACTGTTCGCCACCGGAACCGAGCGGATCTACCGCCGTTCGTCCAAGGCAGATTACTATGTATACGACCTGGCCACCAAGAAGCTGACCAAGCTGAGCAACGGCGGCAAGCAGCTGTATGCCACCTTCTCGCCTGATGCCAAGCGCGTTGCCTTTGCTCGCGACAACAACATGTTCTTTGTAGACCTGAGCAACATGAAAGAAACGCAGATCACCACCGATGGCAAGCTTAATTCCATCATCAACGGGTATTCGGATTGGGTATACGAAGAGGAATTCAGCTTTGCACAGGCGTTCCATTGGGCCCCTGATGGCTCCAAGATTGCCTTTTATACCTTTGATGAAACCAAGGTGCCGGAGTATAACATGCAGCTGTGGGGCGAACTGTATCCGCAGGACTACAAGTATAAATACCCCAAAGCCGGCGAGCCGAATTCTGTGATCAGCATTTCGGTGTATGACCTAAGCAAAGGCAAAACTGTGAAGATGGATACCGGTTCCGAAATCGACATCTACATTCCACGCATTAAATGGACGCAGAATCCTAACCTGCTGTCGATCCAGAAAATGAATCGCCTGCAAAACACGCTCGAGATCCTGCACGCCAACGCTACCACCGGCAAAACCGACCTGGTGCTGCGCGAAACAGACAAAGCCTACATCGACGTGACCGATGATCTGACGTACCTGGAAGGAGGCAAAAACTTTATTCACTCCTCGGAGAAAGACGGCTACAACCACCTGTACCTCTATAAAATGGATGGCAAGCTGGTGCGCCAGATCACAAAAGGCAACTGGGAAGTGAGCAACTTTATCGGCTACGACGAGAAGAACGACCGCCTGTACTATATGTCTACGGAAGTATCGCCGCTGCAGCGCCACCTGTACAGCATCAGCAGCAAGGGCAAAAACAAGAAGCACCTGACCCAGAAAGCCGGCACGCACAACATCAACATGAGCTCCGACTATAAGTACTACCTCGATTACTACACGTCGGCCGCTACGCCAACTGTGGTAAGCCTGCACACGGCAAAAGACGGTAAGCTGATCAAGGTGCTGGAAGACAACGAAAAGCTACGCCAGAAACTGGCCCAGTACGACATCGCAAAGAAGGATTTCTTTACCATGAACACCACCGACGGCACCAAGCTGAACGGCTGGATGATCAAACCAACAGACTTTGACCCGAACAAAAAGTACCCGGTGCTGATGTTTGTGTACGGCGGTCCGGGCTCGCAGACCGTGACCGATAGCTGGGGCGGAAATGACTTTTTGTGGTACCAGGTGCTGGCCGATAAAGGCCTTATTGTGGTAAGTATAGACAACCGCGGCACCGGCGCCCGGGGCGCAGATTTCAAGAAAGTAACCTACGCCGACTTGGGCAAGTATGAAGTGGCCGACCAGGTGGAAGGCGCCAAGTGGCTGGGCAAACAGCCTTATGTGGATGCACAGCGCATCGGTATCTGGGGGCACAGCTTTGGCGGCTACATGACGCTGCTGGGCCTGACCAAAGGCGACGGCGTGTTCCGTGCCGGCATTTCGGTAGCCCCGGTTACCAACTGGCGTTTCTACGACAGCATTTATACCGAGCGCTACCTGAAAACGCCGCAGCAGAATGCCGCCGGCTACGACGAGAACTCGCCCCTGATGTTTGCCGATAAACTGAAAGGCGACCTGCTGCTCATCCACGGCACTGGCGATGACAACGTGCATTTCCAGAACGCGGTAGAGATGGTAGATGCCTTGGTAGCCGCCAACAAGCAGTTCGACAGCTTTTATTACCCCAACCGCAACCACGGCATCTCGGGTGGTAACACGCAGCTGCACCGCTTCACCATGATGACCAACTTCCTGGAAGAGCACCTCATCCACCCGGAAAAAGCAGCCTTGAACCAGTAA
- a CDS encoding RelA/SpoT domain-containing protein → MPQHHDTETATLPFILALLGTTEQALQEQQVAPQALVAIYNDYRKRLPELTSIAELVAATLMKAADAHAVRYRIKDPLHLLRKIIRKKKEYPDRIIDQDNYIQWINDLVGVRVLHLYREAWVPLGRYIQQVWELKKAPMAYIHDKDGGQYLQGFVEFGCQVVAQASGYSAVHFVISTKPNKQPYFVEIQLKTLFEEGWSEIDHAIRYPNYSGNELLNSLLLILNNLTTGADNMASYIRELTYTIEKQALDERHQQQHQEKELARFQAHISMLALEEAEKRRLYELLAKALQANHP, encoded by the coding sequence ATGCCCCAGCACCACGATACCGAAACCGCCACGCTCCCGTTTATACTTGCCCTGCTTGGCACCACAGAGCAGGCGCTGCAGGAGCAACAGGTAGCCCCGCAGGCACTCGTGGCCATTTACAATGATTATAGAAAGCGCCTGCCCGAGCTGACAAGTATAGCCGAACTTGTTGCGGCCACGCTGATGAAGGCTGCAGATGCCCATGCCGTGCGCTACCGGATCAAAGACCCGCTGCACTTACTCCGGAAGATCATCCGGAAGAAAAAGGAATACCCCGACCGGATCATCGACCAGGACAACTACATCCAGTGGATCAACGACCTGGTGGGCGTGCGGGTGCTGCACCTGTACCGCGAAGCCTGGGTGCCGCTGGGCCGGTACATCCAGCAGGTTTGGGAGCTGAAAAAGGCGCCCATGGCCTACATCCACGACAAAGATGGCGGGCAGTACTTACAAGGCTTTGTAGAATTTGGCTGCCAGGTGGTGGCGCAGGCATCGGGGTATAGTGCCGTGCATTTTGTGATCAGCACGAAGCCCAACAAGCAGCCCTACTTTGTGGAGATCCAACTGAAGACCCTTTTCGAGGAAGGCTGGAGCGAAATTGACCACGCCATCCGTTATCCCAATTATTCCGGAAACGAGCTACTCAACAGCCTGCTGCTGATCCTGAACAACCTGACTACCGGCGCCGATAACATGGCCTCTTACATTCGCGAGCTGACCTATACGATAGAAAAGCAGGCGCTCGATGAAAGGCATCAGCAGCAGCACCAGGAAAAGGAGCTGGCCCGTTTTCAGGCGCATATCAGCATGTTGGCGCTGGAGGAGGCAGAAAAGCGGCGGCTTTACGAGCTTCTGGCCAAGGCGCTGCAAGCAAACCACCCGTAA
- a CDS encoding chloride channel protein: MDFKRRRLAVTLRNQLNYPLQFNPFVFSKMFLLWVAVGIVGGIIAGLYWTVLEGLLHVLSQFQGLYVIPLMALGGLLAGLVIHFLGDPGEMDLIVNNIRFKGGRLEPKNNPSMVFSSLLCIASGGSAGPEAPLVQVVGSTGTFIAKKLRLKGEDLRSLSIAGMASAFTALFGAPLGGSLFALEILHHKHITEYYQALMPALVASCAGYVIFILITHIGIGPTWDFPLYAAPELNDFFYAMLYALAGTAIGWVFIFTVRKLRGIFEHAKVPIYIKMAIGGLAIGIIAYYVPLSRYFGHEQLNVLLEEPFSLQFLLVLVVAKILATAFTVTSGWRGGFIIPLFFLGAAVGLVIHNLFPEQNLPLIMVSCMAAINACVTRTPISTAILLATMTGFHQFIPIMFASLTGFFLAPKTPLINAQLGIRE; encoded by the coding sequence ATGGACTTTAAAAGAAGACGACTGGCGGTAACGCTCCGGAATCAACTTAACTATCCGCTGCAATTCAATCCTTTTGTATTCAGCAAGATGTTCCTGCTGTGGGTGGCAGTAGGTATTGTGGGTGGCATTATTGCCGGCCTGTACTGGACTGTGCTGGAAGGGCTGTTACACGTGCTGTCGCAGTTCCAGGGATTGTACGTGATCCCGCTGATGGCCTTGGGCGGCCTGTTGGCAGGCCTGGTGATCCATTTTCTCGGTGACCCGGGCGAGATGGACCTCATCGTGAATAACATCCGCTTTAAGGGCGGGCGCCTGGAGCCAAAGAATAACCCATCGATGGTCTTCTCCTCGCTGCTGTGCATTGCCAGTGGCGGTAGTGCCGGGCCGGAAGCGCCCCTGGTGCAGGTAGTTGGCTCTACAGGTACTTTTATTGCCAAAAAGCTGCGTTTAAAAGGAGAAGACCTGCGCTCCTTAAGTATAGCCGGCATGGCCTCTGCCTTTACAGCCCTGTTTGGTGCGCCGCTGGGCGGAAGTTTGTTTGCGCTGGAGATTCTGCATCACAAGCACATCACCGAGTATTACCAGGCCCTGATGCCGGCGCTGGTAGCCAGCTGCGCCGGCTACGTTATCTTTATCCTGATCACGCACATCGGCATCGGCCCTACCTGGGACTTCCCGCTGTATGCCGCACCGGAGCTCAACGACTTTTTCTATGCCATGCTGTATGCGCTGGCCGGTACAGCAATCGGCTGGGTCTTTATTTTTACGGTGCGCAAGCTCCGGGGCATTTTTGAACACGCCAAAGTACCTATCTACATTAAAATGGCTATAGGCGGCCTGGCGATCGGCATTATCGCCTACTATGTACCCCTGTCGCGCTACTTTGGCCATGAGCAGCTCAACGTTTTACTCGAAGAGCCTTTCTCGCTTCAGTTCCTGCTGGTGCTGGTAGTAGCTAAAATACTGGCCACTGCTTTTACCGTTACCTCGGGCTGGCGCGGCGGTTTTATCATCCCGCTGTTTTTCCTGGGTGCGGCGGTAGGCCTGGTTATCCACAATCTGTTTCCGGAGCAAAACCTGCCCCTGATCATGGTCAGCTGTATGGCCGCTATTAATGCCTGCGTTACCCGCACGCCTATCAGCACTGCTATTCTGCTGGCTACCATGACTGGGTTCCACCAGTTTATCCCGATCATGTTCGCCAGCCTTACAGGCTTTTTCCTGGCCCCTAAAACCCCGCTCATCAACGCCCAACTGGGCATCAGGGAATAG
- a CDS encoding aldehyde dehydrogenase gives MQQLQNYINGQLIAPAAGQYIDNYNPATGQVYALIPDSDAQDVELAVQAALAAFPAWSSTPAETRGRLLMRIADLIDQNLDRLAKAESVDNGKPLKLAKAVDIPRASSNMRFYGTAIQHFASEAHYMEGTEAINYTVRHPHGVAGCISPWNLPLYLFTWKIAPALAAGNCVVAKPSEVTPMTAYLLSELCMEAGLPAGVLNIVHGYGHKVGAAITAHPRVPVISFTGGTATGRSIAATAAPMFKKLSLELGGKNPNIIFADCDFTNALHTSIQSSFANQGQICLCGSRIFIERPLYEQFRDAFVEKAKALTVGDPLEDGTKQGALVSEQHLQKVLSYIDLAKQEGGSILCGGQQVQVAGRCEHGWFLAPTVIEGLPYNCRTNTEEIFGPVVTLTPFDTEEEVLRYANCTDYGLSSTIWTQNLPRAHRVAHQLHAGIIWINTWLLRDLRTPFGGMKNSGVGREGGFEALNFFTEPQNVCVKL, from the coding sequence GTGCAGCAGCTTCAGAATTACATCAACGGCCAGTTAATTGCTCCGGCAGCCGGGCAGTATATCGATAACTATAACCCGGCTACGGGGCAGGTTTATGCGCTTATACCTGACTCGGATGCGCAGGACGTAGAGTTGGCAGTGCAGGCAGCGCTGGCGGCTTTCCCGGCCTGGTCCAGCACGCCGGCCGAAACACGGGGCCGTTTGCTGATGCGCATTGCCGACCTGATCGACCAAAACCTGGACCGCCTGGCTAAAGCCGAATCCGTCGATAATGGCAAGCCGCTGAAGCTGGCAAAAGCAGTGGATATTCCGCGGGCCAGCAGCAACATGCGCTTTTATGGTACAGCCATCCAGCATTTTGCTTCCGAAGCGCATTACATGGAAGGCACCGAGGCCATCAACTATACCGTGCGGCATCCACATGGCGTGGCCGGCTGCATTTCGCCCTGGAACCTGCCGTTATACTTGTTTACCTGGAAAATTGCCCCTGCCCTGGCCGCCGGAAACTGCGTGGTGGCCAAACCATCCGAAGTAACCCCCATGACGGCCTACCTGCTCTCAGAGTTATGTATGGAAGCGGGCCTGCCGGCAGGTGTGCTCAACATTGTGCATGGCTACGGGCATAAAGTGGGCGCTGCCATCACGGCACACCCCAGGGTGCCGGTCATCTCCTTTACCGGCGGCACGGCCACCGGGCGCAGCATTGCCGCTACGGCGGCTCCCATGTTCAAAAAGCTGTCGCTGGAGCTGGGCGGCAAGAACCCGAACATCATTTTTGCCGACTGCGATTTTACCAATGCCCTGCATACGTCCATTCAGTCCTCGTTTGCTAACCAGGGACAGATCTGCCTCTGCGGCTCGCGTATCTTTATCGAGCGGCCGCTGTACGAGCAGTTCCGGGATGCTTTTGTAGAGAAGGCAAAGGCCCTGACCGTAGGCGACCCGCTGGAGGACGGCACGAAACAGGGCGCCCTGGTATCGGAGCAGCACCTGCAGAAAGTACTTTCTTACATCGACCTGGCCAAACAGGAAGGAGGCTCTATCCTTTGTGGCGGGCAGCAGGTGCAGGTAGCAGGCCGCTGCGAACACGGCTGGTTCCTGGCGCCCACCGTTATCGAGGGTTTGCCCTACAACTGCCGCACCAATACCGAAGAGATCTTTGGCCCGGTGGTCACGCTCACGCCTTTCGACACCGAAGAAGAAGTGCTACGCTACGCCAACTGCACCGACTACGGCCTTTCGTCCACCATCTGGACGCAAAACCTGCCCCGCGCACACCGCGTGGCGCACCAGCTACACGCGGGCATTATCTGGATAAATACCTGGCTGCTCCGCGACCTGCGTACGCCTTTTGGCGGCATGAAAAACTCCGGCGTAGGGCGCGAAGGCGGCTTTGAGGCGCTCAACTTCTTTACCGAACCGCAGAATGTTTGTGTGAAGCTGTAA